In Nostoc sp. GT001, a genomic segment contains:
- a CDS encoding zinc metalloprotease HtpX encodes MTNQLKTAAMLAALSGLLIAISYWVIGGSSGLIIGIGLAAATNLFSWYQSDKIALAVYQAQPVSEREAPGLYQMVQRLSDRANIPMPRVYIVPSLGANAFATGRDPEHAAVAVTEGILNILPDDELEGVIAHELTHIINRDTLTQAVAATVAGAISFLAQMVSYSLWFGGGSRDDNRGGNPLGVLLTVMLAPIAATIIQLAISRTREFSADAGSAKLTGNPRALARALQRLEASAKQMPLNANPAYEPLLIINSISGQFLGNLFSSHPATEMRVAALLKLEQQLPTKAY; translated from the coding sequence ATGACAAATCAATTAAAAACGGCTGCAATGCTTGCTGCACTAAGTGGTCTTTTGATTGCAATTAGTTACTGGGTAATTGGTGGTTCTAGTGGTTTGATTATCGGGATTGGCTTGGCAGCAGCAACCAATCTGTTTTCTTGGTATCAATCAGATAAAATTGCCCTAGCAGTATACCAAGCACAGCCAGTAAGTGAAAGGGAAGCACCAGGACTTTATCAGATGGTGCAGAGATTGAGCGATCGCGCTAACATTCCCATGCCTAGAGTTTACATCGTTCCAAGCCTTGGCGCTAACGCCTTCGCTACAGGGCGCGATCCAGAACACGCTGCTGTGGCTGTCACCGAAGGTATTCTAAATATATTGCCAGACGATGAACTCGAAGGTGTTATCGCCCACGAGCTAACCCATATTATTAATCGTGACACCCTCACACAAGCCGTTGCTGCGACTGTGGCTGGTGCGATCTCATTCCTAGCCCAAATGGTTAGTTACAGCCTATGGTTTGGTGGTGGTTCGCGAGATGACAACAGAGGTGGAAATCCTTTAGGAGTTTTATTAACAGTCATGCTTGCGCCGATAGCTGCGACAATCATTCAGCTAGCAATTTCGCGCACACGAGAATTCTCTGCTGATGCAGGTTCTGCTAAATTAACTGGTAATCCCCGCGCCTTAGCTAGGGCATTGCAACGCTTAGAAGCCTCAGCAAAGCAGATGCCTTTAAATGCTAATCCAGCTTATGAGCCGTTATTAATTATCAATTCCATCTCTGGACAGTTTTTGGGTAACTTATTTTCCAGTCACCCAGCTACAGAAATGCGAGTTGCAGCATTGTTGAAATTAGAGCAACAACTGCCAACAAAAGCTTATTAA
- a CDS encoding response regulator transcription factor produces the protein MRILLVEDDLEQLEPLQGILSEAGYIVDAAEDGEIAQWLISQKDYDLLIVDWMLPTISGLALCRQYRLSGKNAPVLMLTAKDTTADKVMSLDAGADDYLVKPADLVELLARVRALGRRVPNWQGYSLRIADLQFHLAELSVERSQVKVELSPREGQLLEYLMRHPNQVLTRNQIEEALWEYGMEPESNALTVLIRKLRQRLQVLGAEDWIRTVYGMGYRLNPQE, from the coding sequence ATGCGGATTTTACTAGTAGAAGATGACTTAGAACAATTAGAACCACTACAAGGTATTCTCTCCGAGGCAGGATATATTGTAGATGCCGCAGAAGACGGGGAAATTGCCCAATGGCTGATTTCGCAAAAAGATTACGATCTATTAATTGTGGACTGGATGTTACCAACAATTAGTGGGTTGGCTTTGTGTCGCCAGTATCGTCTCTCTGGTAAAAATGCACCAGTATTGATGTTAACTGCTAAAGATACCACAGCCGACAAAGTTATGAGTTTAGACGCAGGAGCCGATGATTATTTAGTTAAACCTGCTGACTTGGTAGAACTGTTAGCACGAGTACGTGCTTTGGGGCGAAGAGTTCCTAATTGGCAGGGATATAGTTTACGTATAGCAGATTTACAATTTCATTTAGCTGAATTAAGTGTAGAACGGAGTCAGGTAAAAGTAGAATTATCTCCACGTGAAGGACAATTACTAGAATACCTGATGCGTCATCCCAATCAGGTTTTAACTCGCAACCAGATTGAAGAAGCTTTGTGGGAGTACGGTATGGAACCAGAAAGCAATGCCCTAACTGTGCTAATACGCAAGTTGCGGCAGCGCTTGCAAGTATTGGGTGCAGAAGACTGGATTAGAACAGTTTATGGTATGGGTTATCGCTTAAATCCTCAAGAATAA
- a CDS encoding HAMP domain-containing sensor histidine kinase — MFNRSRRNLASWFTLTMGSILIVFAAVVYYWEVIDELEELDRLLYKKTSVMAANVKSELHNGQRQVDLEHVPLLGSMVQPLPDSQLVYASWYDEQKQLVQFFGTIPSDRLSISGGFDTIKTDSKVWLRQVTLPVYQNGLLIGYLQAAMPMIATESALAEFRMVLAISAPITLAVVALTGWWLGGLAMQPIRHNYHHLQRFTADASHELRSPLTAIISNAQYGFLSKSTDLEMQRQRFQKIFDIAKSMSILVNNLLFLARSQGQLPTESLQVIDLNNLLAQITDDYATQPDAQHLSLVCKLPNNNITVLGDADLLRQVVINLLNNACKYTPTGGQVQLQLFTQSHWGVIQIIDNGIGIPEADLPYIFERFYRVDKKRSRQTGGFGLGLAIVQQIVESHGGKITIKSVFQEGTILQIALPLK, encoded by the coding sequence ATGTTTAATCGCAGCCGTCGCAATCTTGCAAGTTGGTTCACGCTAACAATGGGCAGTATTTTAATTGTGTTTGCGGCGGTAGTGTACTACTGGGAAGTCATAGATGAGTTGGAGGAACTAGATCGATTACTTTATAAAAAAACGAGTGTGATGGCAGCTAATGTCAAGTCGGAGCTGCATAATGGCCAGCGACAGGTAGACTTGGAACATGTACCATTGTTGGGAAGTATGGTACAACCATTGCCGGATAGTCAACTAGTGTATGCAAGCTGGTACGATGAGCAAAAGCAGCTGGTACAATTTTTTGGTACGATTCCTAGCGATCGCCTTTCAATCTCAGGTGGGTTTGATACTATCAAGACTGATAGTAAAGTCTGGCTACGTCAGGTAACGTTGCCTGTTTACCAAAATGGTTTATTAATTGGTTATTTGCAGGCAGCGATGCCGATGATAGCTACTGAAAGCGCTTTAGCTGAATTCCGTATGGTTTTGGCTATCTCAGCGCCTATAACTTTAGCTGTAGTTGCCCTCACAGGTTGGTGGTTGGGAGGGCTAGCAATGCAACCAATTCGCCACAATTACCATCATCTGCAAAGGTTTACAGCTGATGCTTCCCACGAATTGCGATCGCCTCTGACAGCAATTATTAGTAATGCTCAGTACGGCTTTTTATCTAAATCTACCGATTTGGAGATGCAACGTCAGCGCTTCCAAAAGATTTTTGATATCGCTAAGTCAATGAGTATTCTAGTAAATAATCTGCTGTTTCTGGCACGTTCTCAAGGACAATTACCGACTGAATCATTACAAGTAATTGACTTAAATAATTTGCTTGCGCAGATAACAGATGATTATGCCACTCAACCAGATGCACAACATCTTAGTTTAGTTTGCAAACTACCAAATAATAATATAACGGTGCTTGGCGATGCCGACTTGCTCCGTCAAGTAGTTATAAATTTACTTAATAATGCTTGTAAATATACTCCTACTGGTGGCCAAGTTCAATTGCAATTATTTACCCAATCACATTGGGGTGTAATTCAAATTATAGACAATGGTATTGGGATTCCTGAAGCTGATTTGCCATATATTTTTGAACGATTTTATCGAGTGGATAAAAAGCGATCGCGTCAAACTGGAGGATTTGGTTTAGGGTTAGCTATTGTCCAACAAATAGTTGAATCTCATGGTGGTAAAATTACTATTAAGAGTGTATTCCAAGAAGGTACAATTTTACAAATTGCTTTGCCTCTAAAGTAA
- the gyrA gene encoding DNA topoisomerase (ATP-hydrolyzing) subunit A, whose translation MTTSQERIIPIDLRTEMSQSYLEYAMSVIVGRALPDARDGLKPVHRRILYAMHELGLLHDRPFKKCARVVGEVLGKYHPHGDTAVYDALVRMAQDFSMRSPLVNGHGNFGSVDNDPPAAMRYTECRLQALTSAGLLHDIEYETVDFADNFDGSQQEPTVLPARIPQLLLNGSSGIAVGMATNIPPHNLGELIDALVAVIHNPEITDLELMQYVHGPDFPTGAQILGTSAIREAYTTGRGSITMRGVANIETVEQRGRPDREAIIITELPYQTNKAALIEKIAEMVNEKRLEGIADIRDESDRDGMRVVIELKRDAYPRVVLNNLYKQTPLQANFGANMLALVNSEPQVLTLKQFLTVFLDFRIESIARRTRYELRKAEERDHLLQGLLIALAQLDPIIVLIRHAPDAPTAKGELITTYGLSEVQADAILQMQLRRLTALEADKIRLEHEELQAKITDLQDILARRERVLEIIETEVGQLKTNFATPRRTIILPGEGELDDRDLIANEKAIILVTEQGYIKRMPVNTFEAQSRATRGKAAAKVKDDDTIEHFLTCCDHDSILFFSERGVVYCLRAYQIPASSRTSRGTPIVQMLPIPKEEKITSIVPVDEFSSEEYLVMLTKGGNIKKTELAAFSHIRANGLIAISLEEGDQLRWVRRARVEDSVIIGSRNGMAINFRCNHEQLRPLSRATRGVKAMKLKNKDELVGMDILPAAILETLDVTEAEIEDIETIETEDIEITEITEESAEVPSSGVVGPWVLVITMGGYGKRVPVAQFRLQNRAGQGLMATKFKNRKTKDKLATLRIVNNDDDEIMMVTNRGIIIRQAVNAISIQSRSATGVRVQRLDEDDAITGVAIVPPDAVDAEEAE comes from the coding sequence ATGACAACCTCACAGGAGAGGATTATCCCGATTGACTTGCGAACCGAAATGTCGCAGTCTTATCTGGAATACGCCATGAGCGTGATAGTGGGTCGGGCGTTGCCAGATGCCAGGGATGGTCTAAAACCTGTGCATCGTCGCATTCTCTACGCAATGCACGAGCTAGGTCTGCTCCACGATCGCCCCTTTAAGAAATGCGCCCGTGTAGTGGGTGAAGTATTGGGTAAATATCACCCCCACGGTGACACAGCAGTATATGATGCCTTGGTGCGGATGGCACAGGATTTTTCCATGCGATCGCCCCTAGTTAACGGACATGGTAACTTTGGTTCGGTAGACAACGATCCGCCAGCCGCCATGCGGTACACTGAATGCCGCTTGCAAGCTTTAACTAGCGCTGGTTTACTCCACGACATTGAGTATGAAACCGTAGACTTTGCCGATAACTTCGACGGTTCCCAGCAAGAACCCACAGTTTTACCAGCACGGATTCCCCAGTTACTACTTAACGGTTCCTCTGGGATTGCCGTGGGCATGGCCACCAACATTCCCCCCCACAATTTGGGCGAATTGATCGATGCTTTGGTGGCTGTAATCCACAATCCAGAAATCACCGATCTCGAATTAATGCAGTATGTCCACGGCCCAGACTTTCCGACTGGGGCGCAGATTTTGGGAACATCAGCCATTCGAGAAGCTTATACTACCGGGCGTGGTTCCATCACTATGCGTGGTGTCGCCAACATTGAAACCGTTGAACAACGGGGACGCCCAGATAGAGAAGCAATTATCATCACCGAATTGCCCTATCAAACCAACAAAGCGGCGCTGATTGAAAAAATCGCCGAAATGGTGAACGAGAAGCGTCTAGAAGGGATTGCAGATATCCGGGATGAAAGCGATCGCGACGGGATGAGAGTTGTCATCGAACTCAAGCGTGATGCTTACCCTCGCGTCGTTTTAAACAACCTTTACAAGCAAACGCCGCTACAAGCCAACTTCGGCGCGAATATGCTGGCGTTGGTGAATAGCGAACCCCAAGTACTCACCCTCAAGCAGTTTTTAACCGTCTTCTTGGATTTCCGTATCGAATCCATTGCCAGACGCACCCGCTACGAACTGCGGAAAGCCGAAGAACGCGACCATCTATTGCAAGGGTTATTAATTGCCTTAGCCCAGTTAGATCCAATTATCGTCTTGATTCGTCATGCTCCCGATGCACCTACAGCTAAAGGTGAGTTGATTACAACTTACGGACTCTCGGAAGTGCAAGCAGATGCGATTTTGCAAATGCAATTGCGGCGCTTGACTGCCTTAGAAGCAGACAAAATTCGTTTGGAACACGAGGAATTACAAGCGAAGATTACCGACTTGCAAGATATTTTGGCACGTCGGGAGAGAGTGCTAGAAATCATTGAAACTGAAGTCGGGCAACTCAAAACTAACTTCGCCACACCCCGCCGCACGATAATTTTACCAGGGGAAGGGGAATTAGACGATCGCGACCTGATTGCCAATGAAAAAGCGATAATTCTGGTGACAGAGCAAGGCTACATCAAACGAATGCCAGTTAACACCTTTGAAGCCCAAAGCCGTGCTACCAGAGGCAAAGCCGCAGCCAAGGTGAAAGATGATGATACCATTGAGCATTTCTTAACTTGCTGCGATCACGACAGTATTTTATTCTTTAGTGAGCGTGGTGTTGTTTATTGCCTGAGAGCCTATCAAATCCCAGCGAGTTCGCGTACCAGTCGCGGCACACCAATCGTCCAGATGTTACCGATTCCCAAAGAGGAAAAAATCACCTCAATTGTACCCGTTGACGAGTTTAGCAGCGAAGAATATCTGGTCATGCTCACTAAGGGCGGCAATATCAAGAAAACCGAATTGGCTGCCTTTAGTCACATTCGCGCCAATGGCTTGATTGCCATTTCCTTAGAAGAAGGCGACCAACTCCGCTGGGTGCGACGCGCTAGAGTTGAGGACAGCGTAATCATTGGTTCTCGTAACGGGATGGCGATTAACTTCCGGTGCAACCACGAACAACTGCGTCCTTTAAGTAGGGCGACTCGTGGGGTGAAAGCCATGAAACTTAAGAATAAAGATGAGCTGGTGGGTATGGATATTCTGCCCGCAGCAATTCTGGAAACTTTGGATGTTACAGAAGCAGAAATTGAAGATATCGAAACAATCGAAACAGAAGATATCGAAATTACCGAAATTACTGAAGAGTCCGCAGAAGTGCCTAGCAGTGGCGTAGTTGGCCCTTGGGTGTTGGTAATTACAATGGGTGGATATGGTAAGCGCGTACCAGTTGCTCAATTCAGGCTGCAAAATCGTGCTGGTCAGGGTTTAATGGCAACCAAGTTCAAAAACCGCAAAACCAAGGACAAGTTGGCAACCCTACGCATTGTGAACAACGATGATGATGAAATCATGATGGTGACAAATCGCGGTATTATCATCCGTCAAGCGGTGAATGCGATTTCTATCCAATCGCGATCGGCAACTGGAGTCAGAGTGCAGCGTTTAGACGAAGATGACGCTATTACCGGAGTAGCAATAGTTCCACCTGATGCTGTCGATGCAGAAGAAGCAGAATAA
- a CDS encoding Chromate resistance protein ChrB, translating to MDRQSWNLLVYKVPAQPSTQRVYVWRKLKGLGALYLQQSVCLLPQREDLQSHLKELKADITAGGGEADLFTIWIDEPEQNAMLVERFQQQSDQEYQEFLGQCRDLHSELSEERKINNLTFAELEENEAELTKLRSWLPKIRDRDLFDAPKYSQATETLKACELDFQLFSQQIYQAQGIDSESL from the coding sequence ATGGATAGACAATCTTGGAATCTATTGGTGTACAAAGTACCTGCACAGCCTTCGACGCAGCGGGTGTATGTATGGCGTAAACTTAAGGGATTGGGCGCACTTTATTTACAGCAGTCGGTGTGCTTGCTACCACAGCGAGAAGACTTGCAGAGCCATTTAAAAGAATTGAAAGCGGACATTACAGCAGGTGGCGGTGAAGCAGATTTATTCACCATTTGGATTGATGAACCTGAGCAAAATGCTATGTTGGTAGAGCGCTTCCAACAGCAGTCAGACCAAGAATATCAAGAGTTTTTGGGGCAATGTCGAGATTTACATAGCGAATTGAGCGAGGAACGGAAAATAAATAACCTCACTTTTGCAGAATTAGAAGAGAATGAGGCGGAACTAACGAAACTGCGTTCTTGGTTGCCAAAAATTCGCGATCGCGATTTGTTTGATGCCCCAAAATACTCACAAGCCACTGAAACTTTGAAGGCGTGCGAATTAGATTTTCAGCTATTTTCCCAACAAATATATCAAGCACAAGGAATAGACTCAGAATCTTTATAA
- the lnt gene encoding apolipoprotein N-acyltransferase, whose translation MQKKQNKKQGERLIALLPYLIAFASGILMGLTVAPVGAWFLAWIAIVPLWVLVVTSAKGKNKFPPAFLWGIGFHGVALFWITGIHPMTWLGVPWLPSLAITIFCWGFISFLGGVFLTIWAAVMVRLAGQKPWLRILIGTAVWCGLESLWSAGPLWWSSLAYTQSPHNLVIVHLGQLSGSNTVTAAIVAINGLIAEGWMNRREAERISSVSSAPLRFVNKYWVIATGLLITLHLIGFILYSRPIAQPPEAALKVGIVQGNIPNRLLRSSEGFRRAQENYTNGYLTLANQGVDAVLTPEGALPIFQRNLMQTALVAAVKEKGVVAWIGAFGERGDSYTISLFTFNSKGEIVSRYDKSKLVPLGEYIPFEGILGGLVQRLSPLDAHQVAGSANQLFDTPFGRAIASICYESAFPKQFRHQAAAGGQFILSSSNDAHYTASMPFQHHAQDIMRAIETDRWSARATNTGYSAFVDPHGRTLWMSGYNTYETHAETIYRRQTQTLYVRWGDWLTPLLLISSGGTWLVIRGTKKFSNVGNL comes from the coding sequence ATGCAGAAGAAGCAGAATAAAAAGCAGGGGGAGAGGTTAATCGCCTTACTCCCCTATTTGATTGCATTCGCTAGCGGCATTTTAATGGGGCTAACCGTAGCCCCAGTAGGTGCATGGTTCTTGGCTTGGATTGCCATAGTTCCCTTATGGGTGCTAGTTGTCACTTCAGCCAAAGGTAAAAACAAATTCCCCCCGGCTTTCCTATGGGGTATTGGTTTTCACGGTGTCGCCCTATTCTGGATTACCGGAATTCATCCGATGACATGGTTGGGCGTTCCTTGGTTGCCAAGTTTGGCAATTACGATTTTTTGTTGGGGATTTATCAGCTTCTTGGGAGGGGTATTCCTTACTATTTGGGCGGCTGTGATGGTTCGCCTAGCCGGACAAAAACCGTGGCTACGTATACTAATTGGTACAGCCGTTTGGTGCGGTTTAGAAAGTCTGTGGAGTGCTGGCCCTCTGTGGTGGAGTTCTCTTGCGTACACACAAAGCCCGCATAATCTCGTAATTGTACATCTGGGTCAACTGTCTGGGTCTAATACTGTGACAGCAGCGATCGTTGCCATTAATGGTTTAATTGCTGAAGGATGGATGAACCGCAGAGAGGCAGAGAGAATTTCCTCTGTGTCCTCCGCGCCTCTGCGGTTCGTTAATAAATACTGGGTTATCGCCACAGGACTATTAATTACCTTACACTTGATTGGTTTTATCTTATACAGCCGCCCCATCGCTCAACCCCCAGAAGCGGCTTTAAAAGTGGGGATTGTTCAGGGTAATATCCCGAACCGACTTTTACGAAGTTCCGAAGGGTTTCGTCGCGCCCAAGAAAATTACACCAATGGATATCTAACTTTAGCAAATCAAGGTGTAGATGCAGTCCTGACCCCAGAAGGAGCCTTACCTATTTTCCAGCGTAACTTGATGCAAACTGCTTTAGTCGCAGCAGTGAAAGAAAAAGGCGTAGTTGCTTGGATTGGGGCTTTTGGCGAACGGGGAGATAGTTATACAATTAGTTTGTTTACTTTCAACAGTAAAGGTGAAATTGTCAGCCGCTACGATAAGTCCAAACTAGTACCTCTGGGAGAATATATTCCCTTTGAAGGGATTTTAGGTGGACTAGTTCAGCGCTTGTCGCCTTTGGATGCACACCAAGTTGCTGGCTCAGCAAATCAGCTATTTGACACTCCTTTTGGTCGCGCGATCGCTAGTATATGTTATGAATCAGCTTTTCCCAAACAATTTCGCCATCAAGCGGCGGCGGGTGGGCAGTTTATTCTCAGTTCTTCTAACGATGCCCATTACACTGCATCCATGCCATTCCAGCATCATGCACAGGATATCATGCGGGCAATTGAAACTGATAGATGGTCAGCACGGGCAACTAATACCGGATATTCAGCCTTTGTAGATCCTCATGGCAGAACCTTATGGATGTCTGGATATAATACCTACGAAACTCATGCTGAAACAATTTATCGGCGACAGACACAAACTTTATATGTGCGTTGGGGTGATTGGTTAACACCGTTGTTATTGATCTCCTCTGGAGGAACTTGGCTGGTAATTCGCGGTACAAAGAAATTTAGTAATGTTGGAAATCTTTAG
- a CDS encoding MFS transporter: MRLQNKFVQKIPQTVWVLGFVSLLTDISSEMINSLLPLFLVSVLGANILTVGIIEGIAEATASILKIFSGVLSDYLGHRKGLAVFGYGLSTFVKPLFAVATSPTGVLIARFGDRIGKGIRVAPRDALVADSTNPEVRGAAYGLRQSLDTIGAFLGPLAAFALMAASQNNFRLIFWLALIPGFFAVALLAVGVSEPKTSEIQGNRSNPLQWEALRSLGKGYWVLVAVALLFNLGNSSNAFLLLRAEQTGISASLIPLTLMMMNITYSFSAYPIGILSDRVGKFGLLVGGFLLYALVYLGFAFVQTSWQVWGLFALYGLHLGMSKGLLLALVANSIPANLRGTAFGFLNLAVGLALLPASLLAGGLWQTLGAEATFITGSLFAIAAVLLLVINRRKYLQIQVRLT; the protein is encoded by the coding sequence ATGCGGCTACAAAATAAATTTGTTCAGAAAATTCCTCAGACTGTTTGGGTTTTGGGGTTTGTCAGTTTACTGACAGATATTAGTTCCGAGATGATTAATTCTCTGTTGCCCTTATTTCTAGTGTCAGTTTTAGGGGCGAATATTTTGACAGTGGGCATTATTGAAGGTATTGCAGAAGCAACAGCTTCAATTTTAAAAATCTTTTCGGGAGTATTGAGTGATTACTTAGGACATCGTAAAGGATTAGCGGTGTTTGGGTATGGATTGTCAACCTTTGTAAAACCTTTATTTGCTGTAGCTACCAGCCCAACTGGAGTATTAATAGCTCGATTTGGCGATCGCATTGGCAAAGGTATCCGGGTAGCACCCCGTGATGCCTTAGTTGCCGATTCCACTAATCCAGAAGTACGCGGTGCAGCTTATGGATTGCGTCAATCTCTCGATACTATCGGAGCATTTTTAGGGCCTTTGGCAGCATTTGCTCTGATGGCTGCTTCCCAAAACAACTTCCGCCTGATTTTTTGGCTAGCACTCATCCCTGGATTCTTCGCAGTGGCTTTATTAGCAGTGGGAGTGAGTGAACCAAAAACAAGTGAAATTCAAGGGAACCGAAGCAACCCTTTGCAATGGGAAGCTTTACGCAGTTTGGGTAAAGGATACTGGGTACTTGTAGCAGTGGCGCTGCTATTCAATTTAGGCAACTCCAGTAATGCTTTTTTGTTGTTGCGAGCCGAGCAAACAGGTATTTCAGCCTCACTCATCCCATTGACATTAATGATGATGAACATCACCTACTCATTCAGTGCCTACCCAATAGGAATACTTTCCGATCGCGTGGGTAAATTTGGGTTACTAGTAGGCGGATTTCTCTTATACGCCCTGGTGTATCTGGGTTTTGCTTTCGTGCAGACATCTTGGCAAGTCTGGGGATTGTTTGCCCTTTATGGTTTGCATTTGGGTATGAGTAAAGGATTGCTATTGGCACTAGTGGCAAATAGTATCCCTGCAAATCTGCGCGGTACTGCTTTTGGATTCCTGAATTTGGCTGTAGGATTAGCGCTCTTACCCGCCAGTCTGCTAGCTGGTGGATTGTGGCAAACATTGGGAGCAGAGGCAACATTTATAACTGGAAGCTTATTTGCGATCGCTGCTGTCTTATTATTAGTAATTAATAGAAGAAAATATTTGCAAATCCAAGTAAGACTTACGTAA
- a CDS encoding rRNA large subunit pseudouridine synthase E translates to MPNHYRYIIFYKPYGVLSQFTKDAPTHSTLKDYIDVSDVYPVGRLDWDSEGLLLLTNDGQLQHRLAHPRFGHKRTYWVQVERIPDAEAIKRLQTGVEIQDYRTQPAEVELLSEEPQLPERTPPIRFRKNVPTAWLEMTLTEGKNRQVRRMTAAVGFPTLRLVRVSIAHLQLDDLQLGQWRDLTASEIHNFSKSKSFPSKANAQ, encoded by the coding sequence ATGCCCAATCATTACCGATATATTATTTTTTACAAACCCTATGGCGTTCTCAGCCAGTTTACAAAAGATGCCCCCACACATAGCACCCTAAAAGATTATATTGATGTGTCTGATGTGTATCCTGTGGGACGCTTGGACTGGGATAGTGAAGGATTGCTGCTGTTAACAAATGATGGACAATTGCAACATCGCCTCGCCCATCCGCGTTTTGGTCATAAACGTACTTACTGGGTACAGGTAGAGCGAATTCCAGATGCAGAGGCTATCAAAAGGTTGCAAACAGGTGTGGAAATTCAAGATTACCGCACTCAACCAGCAGAAGTTGAGCTTCTATCAGAAGAACCACAGTTACCCGAACGCACTCCACCAATTAGATTTCGTAAAAATGTACCGACAGCTTGGCTGGAAATGACTTTGACAGAGGGAAAAAACCGCCAAGTTCGGCGCATGACTGCGGCTGTCGGGTTTCCGACTTTGCGACTGGTTAGAGTTAGCATCGCTCACCTACAATTAGATGACCTACAATTGGGTCAATGGCGTGACCTCACCGCTTCTGAAATCCATAATTTTAGTAAATCGAAAAGTTTTCCCTCAAAAGCCAATGCCCAATAA
- a CDS encoding chloride channel protein translates to MLPNKPPANNQTQRWTFAQLFGLVKRNPLMISQWVIRWIVVGTAGGLFAALYWNILEFLTHRLQRFEGFSLLIVMPLSGLLIGLVIHFLGNPGEIAVIVDNIHFRGGRLDVRKNPSMILASLVSISAGGSAGPEAPLVQVTGSFGTWIADRLKLQGEDLRTMSLAAMAAGFTALFGAPLGGAMFALEILHHEHIVEYYEALMPAIVSSCASYLVFAAITHLGIAPTWHFPQYHLERIDDFAIAIAFGIIGAVAGWIFMGIFRGCDAFWQAVSPTSVPIYVRTTLAGVGLGILAVLLPLTRYFGHEELDSVLIANFGAVFLLTLALGKMAAISITVTGGWRGGFIIPLFFTGACIGKAVAILVPGLDPALAMICTMAAVNAAVTRTPISTTLLLSKLTNLSPFTPILFASLVGFFLAPKVPLIASQLKSQREATD, encoded by the coding sequence GTGTTACCAAACAAGCCCCCCGCCAACAATCAAACTCAACGTTGGACATTTGCTCAACTTTTTGGACTGGTAAAGCGTAATCCCCTAATGATTTCGCAGTGGGTTATCCGCTGGATAGTCGTGGGGACTGCTGGTGGTCTGTTTGCAGCGTTGTACTGGAATATTCTAGAGTTTTTAACTCACAGACTCCAGCGATTTGAGGGTTTTAGCCTCCTGATAGTGATGCCACTTAGCGGTTTACTTATCGGTCTGGTGATTCATTTTTTGGGAAATCCCGGTGAAATCGCTGTGATTGTTGATAATATTCATTTCCGTGGCGGACGCCTAGATGTTCGCAAAAATCCTTCCATGATTCTTGCTTCTTTAGTCAGCATCTCGGCAGGCGGTAGTGCTGGGCCAGAAGCGCCACTGGTACAGGTAACAGGTTCTTTTGGTACTTGGATTGCCGATCGCTTAAAACTCCAAGGTGAAGACCTCAGAACCATGAGTTTAGCAGCAATGGCGGCTGGCTTCACTGCCTTATTTGGCGCACCTCTTGGCGGTGCGATGTTCGCTTTGGAGATTTTGCACCACGAGCATATTGTGGAATATTACGAAGCCTTAATGCCAGCCATTGTTTCAAGTTGCGCTAGCTATCTGGTGTTTGCAGCAATTACACATTTGGGTATTGCCCCCACTTGGCATTTTCCTCAGTATCACTTAGAAAGGATTGATGATTTTGCGATCGCGATCGCATTTGGAATTATCGGGGCTGTAGCGGGATGGATTTTTATGGGCATTTTTCGCGGCTGCGATGCCTTTTGGCAAGCCGTTTCACCAACTTCTGTTCCCATTTATGTACGTACAACACTAGCAGGAGTGGGACTTGGCATTTTAGCAGTATTATTACCCCTCACCCGTTATTTTGGACATGAAGAGTTAGATTCAGTCTTGATTGCTAACTTTGGTGCTGTTTTTCTCTTAACTCTAGCTCTTGGGAAAATGGCTGCCATTAGCATTACGGTAACAGGTGGGTGGCGCGGTGGATTCATCATTCCCCTATTTTTCACTGGTGCTTGCATTGGTAAAGCAGTAGCAATCTTAGTTCCGGGACTCGATCCTGCCCTTGCGATGATTTGTACAATGGCGGCTGTCAACGCAGCCGTAACGCGCACACCGATAAGTACGACTTTGCTACTGTCAAAACTGACTAACTTAAGTCCCTTTACGCCAATCCTTTTTGCCAGTTTGGTGGGATTTTTTCTTGCCCCTAAAGTTCCCCTGATCGCATCTCAACTCAAATCCCAGAGAGAAGCTACAGATTGA